A genomic segment from Verrucomicrobiota bacterium encodes:
- a CDS encoding phenylalanine--tRNA ligase subunit beta, with protein MKISLRWLKEFLPFNGAVEELSEAMIASGMEVGAIERRGVELDQVVVAQIDSFGPHPNADRLSVCQVNDGSGRPRQIVCGARNFSTGDKAPLALPGAVLPGDFKIKVSKLRGVESEGMLCSAKELNLAEDSAGLLILPADAPVGQPLSRVYPPDVIFDLELTPDRPDLLSYAGIARELAAILQLHAVLPVFNRSTVEVRSGSQVIVSEPEGCPYLVFRRFRGVKVGPSPGWMKERLEASGLRSINNLVDITNYVMLELGKPIHAYDAAKVRGGFRVRRAHPGETLLALDGKRYELNESHLLIADEEGALGLAGVMGGEASGVQPATTDVWLESAYFDPGWIRTMSRGLGLISDASVRFERGVDPASVVSAALRASDLIRELAGGQPEDTLWAAGSEPKPAAPITLRPERCTRLLGQEVPNYGELLPRIGVAPRDDGTWQPPSYRPDLTREVDLIEEVCRLAGVNRIEGRVVGHATPSSAADHAHDDALALRRRLVAMGLFEARSLTFTDEAALTETLGPETKVWRLKNPLLEEMRVLRPSLVPGLIRAAGRNFQRGAESVALFELGRVFHNDPEQEESTSVGVLMAGQRDAKRWNQDAREFDFFDLKSAVNTVAGTPVTLERVEPNQLAGLLCRVRARSGELLGWCGQVRPSVAAGHDIRKNLFVAELAFRAGRLAKPFVFRPLDRYPAITRDIAFLAPLGLEYGAVEQTLGEQPEPLLVDVQLFDVFTDPAGGRIPANQKSVALSLTYRAPDRTLTQEEVAEIHQRVKTRLANRLHVVFRE; from the coding sequence ATGAAAATTTCTCTTCGCTGGCTGAAGGAGTTCCTGCCGTTTAACGGCGCGGTGGAAGAATTGAGCGAGGCCATGATCGCCAGCGGCATGGAAGTGGGTGCGATCGAACGGCGCGGGGTGGAGCTCGATCAGGTTGTCGTCGCGCAGATCGACTCGTTTGGCCCGCACCCTAACGCGGACCGTTTGAGCGTCTGTCAGGTGAACGATGGTTCCGGCCGGCCCCGCCAGATCGTCTGCGGCGCCCGGAATTTCAGCACGGGGGACAAGGCGCCCTTGGCCTTGCCGGGCGCCGTCCTGCCGGGTGATTTCAAGATCAAGGTCAGCAAACTACGCGGGGTGGAATCGGAAGGCATGCTCTGCAGCGCCAAGGAGTTGAACCTGGCGGAGGACAGCGCGGGATTATTGATCCTGCCGGCTGACGCGCCCGTGGGGCAACCGCTCAGCCGCGTTTACCCGCCCGACGTGATTTTTGACCTTGAACTCACCCCGGATCGGCCTGACCTGCTTTCCTACGCCGGTATCGCGCGTGAGTTGGCGGCCATCCTTCAGCTGCACGCCGTGCTGCCGGTCTTTAACCGGTCTACGGTCGAGGTGCGCTCCGGCTCGCAGGTCATCGTCAGCGAGCCTGAAGGATGTCCGTACCTTGTGTTTCGCCGTTTTCGCGGCGTGAAGGTGGGCCCGAGTCCGGGTTGGATGAAGGAACGGCTGGAGGCATCCGGCCTGCGTTCGATCAACAACCTGGTGGACATCACCAACTACGTGATGCTCGAGCTCGGCAAGCCGATTCACGCGTATGACGCCGCCAAGGTCCGGGGCGGATTTCGCGTCCGGCGTGCGCATCCGGGCGAAACGTTGCTGGCCCTGGACGGTAAGCGTTACGAACTGAATGAAAGTCACCTGCTGATCGCAGATGAGGAAGGCGCATTAGGGCTGGCCGGCGTCATGGGCGGCGAAGCGTCCGGGGTGCAACCGGCTACTACCGACGTCTGGCTGGAGAGCGCGTACTTTGATCCCGGCTGGATTCGCACCATGAGCCGTGGCCTCGGCCTGATTTCGGACGCGAGCGTCCGGTTTGAGCGTGGGGTGGATCCCGCGTCGGTCGTCTCGGCTGCGCTCCGCGCTTCTGATTTGATCCGGGAGCTGGCGGGTGGACAGCCTGAGGATACCTTGTGGGCAGCCGGGTCGGAGCCGAAGCCGGCCGCGCCGATCACCTTGCGGCCTGAGCGTTGCACGCGCCTGCTGGGCCAGGAAGTTCCGAATTACGGTGAGCTCCTCCCGCGGATCGGCGTCGCGCCGCGGGATGACGGCACCTGGCAACCGCCAAGCTACCGGCCCGACCTGACGCGGGAGGTGGACCTGATCGAGGAGGTCTGCCGGCTGGCAGGGGTCAATCGTATCGAAGGCCGGGTGGTAGGTCACGCTACGCCGAGTTCCGCCGCGGATCATGCGCACGATGACGCCTTGGCGCTCCGGCGTCGCCTGGTCGCCATGGGCCTGTTCGAGGCGCGCAGCCTCACCTTTACCGACGAGGCGGCTCTGACGGAAACGCTGGGTCCCGAAACGAAGGTGTGGCGCCTCAAGAACCCGCTGCTCGAGGAAATGCGGGTGTTGCGGCCGTCGCTGGTACCCGGGTTGATTCGCGCGGCCGGACGCAACTTTCAGCGGGGTGCGGAATCGGTGGCGCTGTTTGAGCTGGGACGCGTTTTCCATAATGATCCGGAGCAGGAGGAGTCGACGTCAGTGGGCGTTCTCATGGCCGGCCAGCGCGATGCCAAGCGTTGGAACCAGGACGCCCGGGAGTTTGACTTTTTCGACCTGAAAAGCGCCGTGAACACCGTGGCAGGCACCCCGGTGACGCTGGAACGCGTGGAACCGAACCAATTGGCCGGCTTACTCTGCCGGGTTCGGGCCCGCAGCGGCGAGCTTCTGGGCTGGTGCGGCCAGGTGCGGCCGTCGGTTGCCGCCGGGCACGATATCAGGAAAAATTTGTTCGTCGCCGAACTGGCATTTCGCGCCGGCCGGCTCGCGAAACCGTTCGTTTTCAGGCCGCTCGATCGCTATCCGGCCATTACGCGTGACATCGCGTTTCTGGCGCCGTTGGGCCTCGAGTACGGCGCCGTGGAGCAAACGTTGGGCGAACAGCCGGAACCCTTGTTGGTTGATGTACAGTTGTTCGACGTTTTTACCGATCCGGCCGGCGGACGGATCCCTGCGAATCAAAAATCCGTCGCGCTAAGTTTGACTTATCGCGCTCCAGACCGGACCTTAACCCAGGAAGAAGTGGCAGAAATTCACCAGCGCGTGAAAACTCGTCTGGCAAACCGTCTCCACGTTGTCTTCCGCGAATAG
- a CDS encoding universal stress protein, producing the protein MIVGKTKRPRNVDALRAAAILYGDWGTSKAYVLGLAFAVAGYSSFWLIATMCVLMALVGVNYMAICRHYPDGGGVYASVRHRSEVISIVGAFLLIADYIVTASLSALSAFQYLGVDHAELWAGAAILFIGFLNYFGPKHTGGLAFLVSMPTIVVVILLGLLSIPHLGAAVRDLRPMSGNVVQDWTGFVSIVLALSGVEAVANATGVMKLDPGSTDEHPSVVQTSSRAILWVMAEVCFFTAFLGLVMHALPGLTPHNGEVDAPGHPGVRDYMLRYMGEVFAGSAFGPVAGQVAAWCVSIVFGVLLVSAVNTAIVGLIAIFFMMSRDGEIPASFERLNPFGVPTLGLLFASIVPALLVVAVKDVSGLADLYAVGVVGAIATNLGSTSTDRSLHLEKWERVLMFSTFIIMSAIEITLFAVKPNARVFCAVILSVGLILHGLVTERAQKRRAKEAAAAGTAGPLRPLESGAPSVAASFASTGEDEESFGAPMICAVRGIGRTLDFALDEARSTKRPLYLLFVREQPVLLPEDRRRRWVEDAEARAIFHYASERSKGIKLLPCYAVSDSAADTIVEIAATVGASYLILGAPQRSALVNLLRGNIIRNISGILPEEIHLLVYA; encoded by the coding sequence GTGATTGTTGGCAAGACCAAGAGGCCGCGCAACGTCGATGCGCTTCGAGCGGCGGCGATTTTGTACGGCGACTGGGGTACGAGCAAGGCGTACGTGTTGGGGCTGGCTTTTGCCGTCGCCGGGTACAGTTCATTCTGGCTGATCGCGACCATGTGCGTGCTCATGGCGCTGGTCGGGGTCAACTACATGGCCATTTGCCGCCATTACCCGGACGGCGGAGGCGTCTACGCGAGCGTGCGCCACCGGTCGGAGGTGATCTCGATCGTGGGGGCTTTCCTGCTGATCGCAGACTACATCGTGACCGCCTCGCTAAGCGCGCTCTCGGCGTTTCAGTACCTCGGGGTAGACCACGCCGAACTCTGGGCCGGCGCAGCCATTTTGTTTATCGGATTTCTTAATTACTTCGGACCCAAACACACGGGAGGGCTCGCGTTCCTTGTCTCGATGCCGACGATCGTCGTCGTCATCTTGCTTGGGCTCCTTTCCATCCCGCACCTGGGAGCGGCCGTCAGGGACCTGCGACCGATGTCGGGCAACGTGGTCCAGGACTGGACCGGATTCGTCAGCATCGTGCTGGCCCTCTCCGGGGTGGAAGCCGTCGCCAACGCCACGGGCGTAATGAAGCTCGATCCTGGCTCGACCGATGAGCACCCGTCCGTCGTCCAAACCTCGAGCCGGGCTATCCTCTGGGTGATGGCCGAGGTCTGCTTTTTTACCGCGTTTCTCGGTTTGGTCATGCACGCCCTGCCCGGGTTAACCCCTCACAACGGGGAAGTCGACGCGCCGGGCCATCCCGGCGTTCGCGACTACATGCTGCGTTACATGGGGGAAGTGTTTGCCGGAAGCGCCTTCGGTCCCGTGGCGGGCCAGGTTGCAGCCTGGTGCGTCTCGATCGTCTTCGGCGTCCTGCTCGTATCCGCCGTGAACACGGCGATCGTCGGTTTGATCGCCATCTTCTTCATGATGTCCCGGGACGGCGAAATCCCGGCCAGTTTTGAGAGGCTGAACCCTTTTGGTGTACCCACGCTGGGGCTGCTGTTTGCCTCCATCGTTCCGGCCCTCCTGGTGGTTGCCGTCAAAGACGTGTCAGGCCTGGCCGATTTGTATGCGGTGGGTGTAGTCGGCGCAATTGCGACCAACCTGGGCTCCACTTCCACGGACCGTAGCCTGCACCTGGAGAAATGGGAACGGGTGCTGATGTTCAGCACTTTCATCATCATGAGCGCGATCGAGATCACGCTCTTTGCCGTAAAACCGAACGCTCGAGTCTTTTGCGCGGTGATCCTTTCCGTCGGTCTTATTCTCCATGGACTTGTAACCGAACGCGCCCAAAAGCGCCGGGCGAAAGAAGCCGCCGCGGCCGGAACCGCCGGACCGCTCCGGCCGCTCGAATCAGGCGCACCGTCCGTGGCCGCCAGCTTCGCGAGTACCGGCGAGGACGAAGAGAGTTTCGGTGCGCCCATGATCTGCGCCGTACGCGGTATCGGCCGTACCCTCGACTTCGCCTTGGATGAGGCCCGGAGCACCAAGCGCCCCCTTTACCTGCTTTTTGTCCGAGAGCAACCGGTGCTCTTGCCGGAGGATCGCCGGCGACGATGGGTTGAGGACGCGGAGGCTCGTGCGATTTTCCATTATGCCTCGGAGCGGTCCAAAGGCATAAAGCTGTTGCCGTGTTACGCCGTCAGTGATTCCGCTGCGGATACCATCGTCGAAATAGCCGCCACCGTCGGCGCGTCTTACCTCATCCTGGGTGCACCGCAGCGAAGCGCGCTCGTAAACCTGCTGCGCGGTAACATCATCCGCAACATTTCCGGGATTCTGCCGGAGGAAATTCACCTCCTGGTTTACGCTTGA
- a CDS encoding histidine triad nucleotide-binding protein: MTLFERIAARELPAEIVYEDDEVFAFRDINPQAPVHLLIVPKRVIARIGEAAPQDAALLGRLLLTAQKLAAELGVGDSGYRLVLNNGRHAGETVPHLHLHLLGGRPLHWPPG, encoded by the coding sequence ATGACGCTGTTTGAACGCATTGCCGCCCGCGAACTGCCTGCTGAAATCGTGTACGAAGATGATGAAGTCTTTGCGTTCCGGGACATCAACCCCCAGGCGCCGGTGCACCTTCTGATCGTTCCCAAGCGGGTGATTGCGCGCATCGGCGAGGCCGCCCCGCAAGATGCGGCGCTTTTGGGCCGGCTGCTGTTGACGGCTCAGAAATTGGCGGCTGAGCTTGGCGTCGGTGATTCCGGGTACCGCCTCGTCCTGAACAACGGGCGCCATGCCGGTGAAACGGTTCCGCACCTGCATTTGCATTTACTCGGTGGGCGTCCTCTGCATTGGCCGCCGGGATAA
- the nrdR gene encoding transcriptional repressor NrdR, with amino-acid sequence MRCPKCGNLEDKVIDSRSAKAGAAIRRRRECLKCQHRFTTYEEVERRDLRVLKRDGRHEPFDRQKLLGGLMKACEKRPVSYEVLEKAVDEIYQELEQAYDHEVPSSVIGIRVMERLHSLDEIGYIRYASVYRQFQDLGEFIHEIESLGKKTKRSAQQPELFTT; translated from the coding sequence ATGCGGTGCCCTAAGTGCGGTAACTTGGAAGATAAGGTCATCGACTCGCGGTCGGCCAAAGCGGGGGCCGCCATTCGCCGGCGCCGGGAGTGTCTGAAATGCCAGCATCGCTTTACCACTTACGAGGAAGTCGAGCGGCGAGACCTGCGGGTTCTGAAGCGGGACGGCCGTCACGAACCATTTGACCGTCAGAAGCTGCTTGGCGGCCTGATGAAGGCGTGCGAGAAGCGACCGGTGAGCTACGAGGTGCTGGAGAAAGCCGTCGATGAAATCTACCAGGAACTCGAGCAGGCTTACGATCATGAGGTTCCCAGCAGCGTCATTGGCATCCGGGTCATGGAACGCCTCCACTCCTTGGACGAGATCGGTTACATCCGGTACGCGTCTGTGTACCGCCAATTTCAGGATCTCGGCGAATTTATTCATGAGATTGAATCGCTGGGGAAGAAAACCAAACGAAGCGCGCAGCAACCTGAACTTTTCACCACGTGA
- the ureG gene encoding urease accessory protein UreG gives MRMKTKPPLRVGIGGPVGTGKTTLVEVLCKALRDRYDLLVITNDIYTKEDQRLLTVAGALPPERILGVETGGCPHTAIREDASINLEAVDRLLGQFPEADIIFIESGGDNLAATFSPELADLTIYVIDVAGGEKIPRKGGPGITRSDLLVINKIDLAPHVGASLEVMASDAAKMRGSRPFVMCNLKTGDGLNIVVRHIEKYGLLNE, from the coding sequence ATGCGAATGAAAACAAAACCGCCGCTGCGGGTGGGGATCGGAGGACCGGTCGGGACCGGTAAGACCACCCTCGTAGAAGTGCTTTGCAAGGCGCTCCGCGACCGTTACGACCTGCTGGTAATCACCAATGACATCTACACCAAGGAGGACCAGCGATTGCTGACCGTCGCCGGCGCGTTGCCGCCGGAACGCATCCTTGGAGTCGAAACGGGCGGCTGCCCCCATACCGCCATTCGCGAGGACGCATCCATCAACCTCGAAGCGGTCGATCGCCTGCTGGGGCAGTTTCCTGAAGCGGACATAATTTTCATCGAATCAGGCGGCGATAACCTCGCCGCCACCTTCAGCCCCGAACTGGCAGATCTGACGATTTACGTCATTGACGTCGCCGGCGGCGAAAAGATCCCCCGAAAAGGCGGGCCCGGCATCACGCGCTCGGACCTGCTGGTCATTAACAAAATCGATCTGGCGCCCCACGTCGGCGCTTCCCTGGAAGTGATGGCGAGCGACGCCGCAAAGATGCGCGGCAGCCGGCCGTTCGTCATGTGCAACCTGAAGACCGGTGATGGTCTCAATATCGTGGTGCGGCATATTGAGAAATACGGGCTGCTGAACGAGTAA
- a CDS encoding urease accessory protein UreF — protein sequence MNHPPTPSPTLSLAIPELAALLQLASPALPVGAFSYSSGLEAAVEHGLVTDAASARDWIRDGLRDVVGRAELPLLRRFHAAWCAGDLQMVADWNAWHLASRESAELRSETEQMGWSLVQLIDHLAWGAPEHRTALRALRPAGFPCAYAFAAVAIGTSYEAAATAFCFCWTENQVMAAIKSVPLGQSAGQRILFSLRPEIVAAINAAAGLSDDEVVSFAPQLGILSSRHALQYSRIFRS from the coding sequence ATGAATCATCCCCCAACCCCCTCGCCCACCCTCAGCCTCGCAATCCCTGAACTTGCCGCCCTGCTCCAGCTGGCATCGCCGGCATTGCCGGTCGGCGCCTTCAGTTACTCCTCCGGCCTGGAAGCGGCGGTAGAACATGGGCTGGTGACGGACGCGGCGTCCGCCCGGGATTGGATCCGGGACGGCTTGCGCGACGTGGTCGGCCGCGCCGAACTCCCTTTGCTGCGACGGTTCCATGCGGCCTGGTGCGCCGGCGATTTGCAGATGGTCGCCGACTGGAATGCATGGCACCTGGCCAGCCGCGAAAGCGCTGAACTGCGCAGTGAGACCGAGCAAATGGGATGGTCGCTGGTCCAATTGATTGACCACCTGGCCTGGGGCGCTCCCGAACACCGGACCGCTTTGCGGGCGCTCCGACCGGCCGGATTTCCCTGCGCTTACGCCTTCGCCGCGGTTGCCATCGGTACGAGCTATGAAGCTGCGGCCACCGCGTTTTGCTTCTGCTGGACCGAGAACCAGGTCATGGCGGCAATCAAGTCCGTCCCCCTTGGCCAGAGCGCCGGTCAAAGAATCCTGTTCAGCCTGCGGCCGGAGATCGTGGCGGCGATCAACGCCGCAGCCGGATTGAGTGATGATGAAGTGGTTTCCTTTGCACCCCAACTCGGTATCCTTTCCTCGCGCCATGCCCTCCAGTATTCGCGGATCTTCCGTTCTTGA
- the ureE gene encoding urease accessory protein UreE: MLQAHTLLTAAPPGAVPAGVVRLACAERRKPRQLVTLEDGTELAIVLPRGTVLSPGAWLQTEDGGLIRVEAAPQAVLVVTAPDHLTLTRAAYHLGNRHTPVEIGTGYLRLEADPVLREMLIRLGTRVEERNEPFEPETGAYGGGHRHGGEETFAEDYALAQRLYEEHAQASASSHLHTHTHTHTHTHAPAHAHVHPPDESSPNPLAHPQPRNP, from the coding sequence ATGCTCCAAGCCCACACCTTACTGACTGCGGCGCCGCCCGGCGCCGTCCCGGCGGGCGTGGTACGACTCGCGTGCGCGGAGCGCCGGAAACCGCGCCAACTCGTTACCCTCGAGGATGGCACGGAACTCGCCATCGTGCTGCCGCGCGGTACGGTCCTCTCTCCAGGCGCCTGGCTGCAGACCGAAGACGGCGGTCTCATCCGGGTGGAAGCCGCGCCGCAAGCGGTTCTGGTGGTAACCGCCCCGGACCACCTGACGCTCACCAGGGCAGCCTACCACTTGGGAAATCGGCACACGCCGGTCGAGATCGGCACCGGCTATCTCCGCCTTGAGGCGGACCCGGTGCTGCGGGAGATGCTGATCCGGTTGGGAACGCGCGTCGAAGAACGAAATGAACCGTTTGAGCCTGAAACGGGCGCATACGGCGGCGGTCACCGGCACGGGGGTGAAGAAACGTTCGCCGAGGATTACGCCCTGGCCCAGCGCCTTTACGAGGAGCACGCCCAGGCGTCGGCGTCCTCCCACCTGCATACGCACACGCACACGCACACGCATACCCATGCGCCTGCGCACGCCCACGTCCATCCTCCGGATGAATCATCCCCCAACCCCCTCGCCCACCCTCAGCCTCGCAATCCCTGA
- the ureC gene encoding urease subunit alpha, with product MKISRHAYAEMFGPTTGDRVRLADTDLLIEIEHDHTIYGEEVKFGGGKVIRDGMGQSQRPGREAVDTVITNVVVLDHWGIVKADLGIKDGRIAGIGKAGNPDIQPGVTLVIGPGTEVIAGEHMIVTAGGIDSHIHFICPQQIEEALTSGITTMIGGGTGPATGTFATTCTPGPWYLERMLQAAEGFPINLGFLGKGNASRPEALREQIDAGAIGLKLHEDWGTTPAAIDCCLTVADETDTQVAIHTDTLNESGFVETTIAAFKGRTIHSFHTEGAGGGHAPDIIKVCGEPNVLPSSTNPTRPFTVNTLDEHLDMLMVCHHLDPAIAEDVAFAESRIRRETIAAEDILHDLGAISMMSSDSQAMGRVGEVIIRTWQTAHKMKAQRGSLEGDPSRNDNRRVKRYLAKYTINPALTHGIAHEVGSIEVGKWADLVLWQPAFFGVKPALVIKGGMIANAQMGDPNASIPTPQPVHYREMFGSYGRARSETCLTFVSRAAADQDIAGRFRLQRRLSAVRNVRQLRKADLVHNAYTPKISVDPETYRVEADGQLLSCEPAAILPLAQRYFLF from the coding sequence ATGAAAATTTCACGCCACGCTTACGCCGAGATGTTCGGTCCCACGACCGGGGACCGGGTCCGTCTGGCCGACACCGATCTCTTGATCGAAATCGAACACGATCACACCATTTACGGCGAGGAAGTGAAGTTCGGTGGCGGCAAGGTAATCCGGGACGGCATGGGCCAGTCGCAGCGGCCAGGCCGGGAGGCGGTCGATACAGTGATTACCAACGTCGTCGTGCTGGATCACTGGGGGATTGTGAAGGCCGACCTCGGGATCAAGGACGGGCGCATCGCCGGGATCGGCAAGGCGGGTAATCCCGACATCCAGCCGGGGGTCACGCTCGTCATCGGGCCGGGCACGGAAGTTATCGCGGGCGAGCACATGATCGTCACCGCGGGGGGCATCGATTCGCACATTCATTTTATTTGTCCGCAGCAGATAGAAGAAGCGCTCACGTCCGGCATCACCACCATGATCGGTGGCGGCACCGGACCTGCCACCGGCACGTTTGCCACCACCTGCACGCCCGGACCGTGGTACCTCGAGCGGATGCTGCAGGCGGCGGAAGGTTTTCCGATCAACCTCGGGTTTCTCGGCAAAGGGAACGCCAGCCGTCCGGAAGCGTTGCGGGAACAGATCGACGCCGGCGCGATCGGGCTGAAACTCCACGAAGATTGGGGTACAACGCCGGCCGCCATCGATTGCTGCCTGACCGTAGCCGATGAAACCGATACCCAGGTCGCGATTCACACCGACACGCTCAATGAATCAGGGTTTGTCGAAACGACGATCGCGGCGTTCAAAGGCCGGACGATCCATTCTTTTCACACCGAGGGCGCCGGCGGCGGGCACGCGCCGGACATCATCAAAGTGTGCGGTGAACCGAACGTTCTGCCCTCCTCAACCAACCCGACCCGGCCGTTCACGGTCAACACGCTGGACGAACACCTGGACATGCTGATGGTCTGCCACCACCTGGACCCGGCCATCGCCGAAGACGTCGCGTTCGCCGAGTCCCGGATCCGTCGCGAAACGATTGCGGCTGAGGACATCCTTCACGACCTCGGCGCCATTTCGATGATGTCGAGTGATTCGCAAGCCATGGGACGCGTGGGTGAAGTCATCATTCGCACGTGGCAAACGGCTCACAAGATGAAGGCGCAACGCGGCAGCCTCGAAGGCGATCCGTCCCGTAACGACAACCGGCGGGTAAAACGTTACCTCGCCAAGTACACGATCAATCCCGCGCTTACCCACGGCATCGCCCACGAAGTCGGTTCCATCGAGGTTGGCAAGTGGGCGGACCTGGTGTTATGGCAGCCCGCGTTCTTCGGGGTTAAGCCTGCGCTGGTGATTAAAGGCGGCATGATCGCCAACGCCCAGATGGGGGATCCGAACGCCTCCATCCCGACGCCGCAACCCGTTCATTACCGCGAAATGTTCGGCTCCTACGGGCGCGCCCGGAGCGAAACCTGCCTGACGTTCGTATCCCGGGCGGCCGCCGATCAGGACATCGCCGGCCGGTTCCGTCTGCAGCGCCGGCTGAGTGCCGTTCGCAACGTCCGGCAACTGCGGAAGGCCGACCTGGTGCATAACGCGTACACGCCAAAAATCAGTGTCGATCCGGAAACGTACCGGGTGGAGGCTGATGGCCAGCTCTTGAGCTGCGAACCGGCGGCGATCCTGCCTTTGGCGCAACGCTACTTCCTGTTTTGA
- a CDS encoding urease subunit beta produces the protein MIPGEILAENGDIELNAGRETVVLTVSNTGDRPIQVGSHFHFYEVNEALHFDRERARGFRLNIAAGTAVRFEPGQERTVELVGLAGDRKVYGFNAKVMGDLDTAGRGA, from the coding sequence ATGATCCCGGGTGAAATCCTTGCCGAAAACGGCGACATCGAACTGAATGCGGGCCGTGAGACGGTTGTTCTCACGGTCAGCAACACCGGCGACCGGCCCATCCAGGTCGGTTCCCATTTTCATTTTTATGAGGTAAACGAGGCTTTGCACTTCGACCGGGAACGCGCGCGCGGGTTCCGGCTCAACATCGCTGCCGGCACAGCCGTCCGGTTTGAGCCGGGACAGGAGCGCACGGTCGAACTCGTCGGTCTCGCGGGTGACCGGAAGGTCTACGGGTTCAACGCCAAAGTCATGGGAGACCTGGACACCGCCGGAAGGGGAGCTTAG